DNA sequence from the Methanothermobacter thermautotrophicus genome:
TCGCGGCACTGGCACTCGTCTACCTCCTCGGTAAGAGAAGGGACACAAGGCTTCTACCACACAACCTGGGATACTCAGTGATAGGTGCCTCACTGCTCTGGTTCGGCTGGTTTGGATTCAACGCAGGTTCAGCCCTCACAGCAGGTGGACTTGCAGCATCAGCCTTCCTGGTGACAAACACCGCGGCGGCTGCGGGTATGGTATCATGGGTTATAATGGACTACCTCAAGGTGGGTAAACCCACGGTACTCGGTGGAATATCAGGGGCAGTTGCTGGCCTGGTCGCCATAACACCAGCAGCAGGCTTCGTAACGGTACCTGCAGCCCTCATCATAGGCCTTGTCACAAGCGTAATATCATACCTTGCAGTATCATACCTCAAACCAAGGCTTGGATACGACGATGCCCTTGACGTCTTCGGGATACACGGTATGTCAGGTATATGGGGCTCAGTGGCAACCGGCCTCTTTGCAGCACCATTCATCAACGAACTGGGAACAGGCCTCATATACGGGAACCCTGGACAGCTAACAGCACAGGTGCTGGCCGTGGCAGTTGTGGCTGCCTACTCCTTCGTGGTGACACTGATCATCGGCAAACTCCTGGACATAACAGTTGGCCTGAGGGTGAGCAGTAAGGAAGAGATAGAGGGCCTCGACACCCACCTCCATGAGGAGACAGGTTACAGGATCTGAGGTGATTGTATGAAGGAGATAGTGGCCATAATAAGACCTGAAAAGCTGGAGGAAGTTAAAAACGCCCTTGAATCCGCAGGATGCCACGGTATGACTGTGACAGAGGTCAGGGGACGTGGAAGACAGCTCGGTATAACAGAGAGTTACCGTGGAAGGGACTACAGGATAGACCTCCTCCCCAAGACAAAGATTGAGATAGTGGTGAATGATGAGGACGTGGACCGTGTTGTTGAAACGATAGTTAAGAGCGCCCAGACAGGGGACATAGGTGATGGAAAGATATTCATCTCAGGTGTAGACGAAGTTGTGAGGATAAGAACAGGTGAAAGCGGAGAAAAGGCTGTTTAAATTTATTTTTTTTCATTTTTTTTTAAATGAAGAGCTACCTTAATTAGATATAAATACAGTGAAAGTCCATATCACATACGGGGTGGGTACTTGAAGGGCCATGTTATGCTCATTACAGTAATATTATCTGTTTTTCTGTTTGGGTGTGCATCTGCAGACACAGGTAACAACACGACAGACACCACATCATTGAATACAACAGCTGCAGAACCCCTTGCAACTGGTATACAGATGTCCGTAACACCCACAGCCCTCAACCTGGGCACCGTTGACCCTGATGGTCTTGAGAGGGAATATTACTCCATTACAAATGTATCGATAAGAACAGGCGGGGGGACCTTGAGGGTCTCCTTAAGGGCCAGAGGCGACCTCATAGGTATCAACAACAGTTCAAATACAATACCACTCTCAAACCTTAAATACAGCATAAAATATGATGGTCCCTACGGACCCATCGAGGTTCCAAAGAGAAGCCTCACAACAACATATTACACCTTCTGGACATACCCTGACGCTGTTAATATAAAAATTCCAGTGGATTACTATTTGACCGTGCCTCTCTACACTGACCCGGACACATACCGGGTGACTGTGACCTACAGGGCCCTTTAAAGATTAAAATAGGAAGAGGTGGGTCTACCATCCCCTATCCTGCATCCTGCCCTCTTCAGGGATTTCACTGATCTCCAGGCCCCTCATGGCTGTTCCAAGCCCCCTGGAGACCTCTGCTATAACCTCCGGGTCATCATAGTGGGCTGTGGCCTCAACTATGGCCCTGGCATACCCTTCAGGGTTGTCTGATTTGAATATACCTGAACCAACAAAGACACCGTCGGCTCCAAGCTGCATCATGAGGGCTGCATCTGCAGGTGTTGCAACCCCCCCGGCTGCAAAGTTAACCACAGGGAGCTTTCCAAGTTTCGCTGTTTCCCTGACAAGTTCAAGGGGGGCCTCAATCTTTCTTGCAACCTCCCAGAGCTCCTCTTCCTCCTTGTTCTGGATCTCCCTGATCTCACTCATCATTATCCTCATGTGCCTTACAGCTTCAACAATGTTGCCTGTCCCTGGTTCCCCCTTGGTCCTTATCATGGCGGCGCCCTCATCTATCCTCCTGAGGGCCTCTCCAAGGTTCCTTGCACCGCAGACAAATGGCACAGTGAATTTCTTCTTGTCTATGTGGAACCTCTCATCGGCAGGTGTCAGGACCTCACTCTCATCTATCATGTCAACGCCGAGGGCCTCGAGGACCTGGGCCTCCACGAAGTGTCCTATCCTGACCTTGGCCATTACAGGTATGGACACTGCATCCATTATTTCCTGGACCTTGTTTGGATCAGCCATCCTTGCAACTCCCCCTGAAGCCCTTATATCGGCTGGTACCTTTTCAAGGGCCATGACAGCGACTGCTCCTGAATCCTCTGCAATTGCTGCCTGTTCAGCGTTCACAACGTCCATTATAACGCCGCCCTTGGTCATCTTTGCAAATCCCTTCTTGA
Encoded proteins:
- a CDS encoding ammonium transporter; protein product: MDAVLNSGDTAWMLVSTALVMLMTVPGVALFYGGLTKKENVLNTMFLSLIAFAVTSIIWVLYGYQFAFGADIMGFIGSPVNLLMNGVGVNTAAALAPTIPDFLYIAFQLTFAAITVALISGAVVERMKFSAWLAFIVLWVSLVYVPVAHWVWGGGFLAQLGALDFAGGTVVHINSGVAALALVYLLGKRRDTRLLPHNLGYSVIGASLLWFGWFGFNAGSALTAGGLAASAFLVTNTAAAAGMVSWVIMDYLKVGKPTVLGGISGAVAGLVAITPAAGFVTVPAALIIGLVTSVISYLAVSYLKPRLGYDDALDVFGIHGMSGIWGSVATGLFAAPFINELGTGLIYGNPGQLTAQVLAVAVVAAYSFVVTLIIGKLLDITVGLRVSSKEEIEGLDTHLHEETGYRI
- a CDS encoding P-II family nitrogen regulator, with protein sequence MKEIVAIIRPEKLEEVKNALESAGCHGMTVTEVRGRGRQLGITESYRGRDYRIDLLPKTKIEIVVNDEDVDRVVETIVKSAQTGDIGDGKIFISGVDEVVRIRTGESGEKAV
- the pdxS gene encoding pyridoxal 5'-phosphate synthase lyase subunit PdxS, yielding MLHGTEVLKKGFAKMTKGGVIMDVVNAEQAAIAEDSGAVAVMALEKVPADIRASGGVARMADPNKVQEIMDAVSIPVMAKVRIGHFVEAQVLEALGVDMIDESEVLTPADERFHIDKKKFTVPFVCGARNLGEALRRIDEGAAMIRTKGEPGTGNIVEAVRHMRIMMSEIREIQNKEEEELWEVARKIEAPLELVRETAKLGKLPVVNFAAGGVATPADAALMMQLGADGVFVGSGIFKSDNPEGYARAIVEATAHYDDPEVIAEVSRGLGTAMRGLEISEIPEEGRMQDRGW